The following proteins are co-located in the Spirosoma montaniterrae genome:
- a CDS encoding membrane or secreted protein has product MKTLAISLGLLVMALTAALQPAKTALDGAWRTTDASGVTVMLTVVDNYLMQTTYEPNRFIGTRGGVCQPSDDAMTLTVEFDTQDSSRVGQTETYKLALKAGQLTLNGPSGNRTFTRVDEPSAQTPMAGLWRITGRANDAGQITTMQRGARKTIKLLTGSRFQWAAINPQTKQFSGTGGGTYTAKDGQYTETIDFFSRDNSRVGRSLTFGAAVNGNEWRHTGQSSTGGKVDEIWTRER; this is encoded by the coding sequence ATGAAAACGCTCGCTATTTCTCTGGGCCTGCTTGTTATGGCACTGACTGCCGCGCTGCAACCTGCCAAAACCGCCCTCGACGGAGCCTGGCGCACCACCGACGCGTCGGGAGTTACTGTTATGCTAACAGTAGTTGATAACTACCTGATGCAGACGACGTATGAACCCAACCGGTTCATCGGTACGCGTGGAGGTGTATGCCAGCCCTCCGACGACGCCATGACACTAACCGTCGAGTTCGACACGCAGGACAGCAGCCGGGTTGGGCAAACTGAAACCTATAAACTCGCGCTCAAAGCGGGCCAACTGACGCTAAACGGACCGTCGGGCAACCGAACGTTTACCCGCGTAGATGAACCGTCGGCTCAGACGCCAATGGCCGGTTTATGGCGGATTACAGGCCGCGCCAACGATGCCGGGCAGATTACGACTATGCAGCGCGGGGCGCGAAAAACCATTAAACTGCTCACCGGAAGCCGGTTCCAGTGGGCGGCTATCAACCCGCAGACGAAACAATTTTCGGGAACGGGCGGAGGAACCTATACCGCTAAAGACGGGCAATATACCGAAACTATCGACTTTTTTTCGCGCGATAACAGCCGCGTAGGTCGCTCACTTACGTTTGGCGCAGCGGTCAACGGCAACGAATGGCGGCACACCGGCCAAAGTTCAACCGGCGGCAAAGTCGATGAAATCTGGACGCGCGAGCGGTAG
- a CDS encoding DEAD/DEAH box helicase: MTFNDLNLTKPLLNALTDMGFATPTIIQQRVFSVVMSGRDVCGIAQTGTGKTIAYLLPCLRQHQFMNERHPQILILVPTRELVVQVVDTIRQLTAYMNVQTVGVYGGANLKPQLAEVQQGADILVATPGRLTDILLTGTVKLKSLKRLVIDEVDEMLNLGFRTQLKTIFDLLPAKRQNLLFSATLTADVESLLDTYFTNPVRVEAAPVGTPLDNIQQSAYHVPNFYTKVNLINLLLRRDPAMTKVLVFVATKALADLLYEEIESGMSGSVGVIHSNKAQNARFNSVNEFKAGTYRVLIATDVIARGIDVSDVSHVINFDLPDLPEAYIHRIGRTGRADRAGIAIAFISDSQQDRQAAIEQLMNYAIPTLPLPDELVISDELIEEEKPTVKMKVIDLTPKRDDVGRNAASSAFHEKALKNQKVNVRRDIAAEKRLKYGRPIKRSGKK; this comes from the coding sequence ATGACATTCAACGACCTCAATTTAACCAAGCCGCTGCTCAACGCCCTTACCGACATGGGCTTCGCTACGCCTACCATCATTCAGCAGCGCGTTTTTTCGGTGGTTATGTCGGGGCGCGACGTGTGCGGTATTGCGCAGACCGGAACCGGCAAAACGATTGCCTACCTGCTGCCCTGCCTGCGTCAGCATCAGTTCATGAACGAACGGCACCCGCAAATCCTGATTCTGGTGCCCACCCGCGAATTAGTGGTGCAGGTAGTTGATACCATTCGGCAGCTAACGGCCTACATGAATGTGCAGACAGTAGGCGTATATGGCGGAGCCAACCTCAAACCGCAACTGGCGGAGGTGCAGCAGGGAGCCGATATACTCGTTGCCACGCCGGGCCGACTGACCGATATTCTGCTAACGGGTACGGTAAAACTGAAAAGCCTGAAACGCCTTGTAATCGATGAGGTAGATGAAATGCTGAACCTCGGCTTTCGAACGCAGCTCAAAACCATTTTCGATCTGCTGCCTGCCAAACGGCAAAATCTGCTGTTTTCGGCCACGCTCACCGCCGATGTCGAAAGCCTGCTCGATACCTATTTTACGAATCCGGTGCGGGTAGAGGCCGCCCCCGTAGGTACGCCCCTCGACAATATTCAGCAGTCGGCTTATCATGTTCCTAATTTTTACACAAAAGTTAACCTGATCAACTTGTTGCTCCGGCGTGACCCAGCCATGACCAAAGTGTTGGTGTTCGTAGCAACGAAAGCACTGGCTGATTTGCTGTATGAAGAAATCGAGTCTGGCATGAGCGGGAGCGTTGGCGTTATCCACTCCAATAAAGCGCAAAACGCCCGGTTCAATTCGGTTAACGAGTTTAAAGCCGGCACCTACCGCGTGCTAATTGCAACCGATGTTATTGCACGCGGCATCGACGTGTCCGATGTGTCGCACGTCATTAATTTCGACCTGCCCGACCTGCCCGAGGCCTACATCCACCGCATTGGCCGCACGGGCCGCGCCGACCGGGCGGGTATCGCTATCGCCTTCATCAGCGACAGTCAGCAGGACCGGCAAGCGGCCATCGAGCAGCTAATGAACTACGCCATTCCAACACTACCGTTACCCGACGAGCTGGTAATTTCCGACGAACTGATCGAGGAAGAAAAACCAACCGTCAAGATGAAGGTCATCGACCTGACACCCAAACGCGACGACGTTGGTCGGAATGCCGCATCATCAGCTTTTCACGAGAAAGCACTGAAAAATCAGAAAGTAAACGTTCGGCGCGACATTGCCGCCGAGAAACGCCTGAAATACGGTCGCCCGATTAAACGGAGCGGTAAAAAATAA
- a CDS encoding DUF6600 domain-containing protein encodes MTMKKIVHSWMAIGSVVALGLSMSSCVTAQPTYNRPEYSYDQPGYNQPDYSPNYDPSYNQPYDQPGYAPNFRDELSQYGQWVQTPEYGMVWMPNVEPGFQPYATNGRWVVTEYGNTWVSDYAWGRTPFHYGRWYLDRFGRWAWVPGTEWGPAWVSWRSGGGYYGWAPLGPGINVNVNANIPPAWWVFVPQTYITSPRLFSYCVPRQRVVNVYQNTTIINNVYRVNNRAYAYGPRREEIETVTRQRVPVYRAQEVSRPGRTFDRDNTAGRYGRGMDGYSRPEYRSDRGTYNGNTRTMPTPDAPTYRQRGPIEGSRSRGPRYEAPSQPGQPSQPSQTPAPSPFERRESAPAGSFNRGNRPDFTPQRVENQQRIDNPSRTDQPRMEPQRLGGYEPRSRAQSPAAPGAGSFPGQRSGSRGPR; translated from the coding sequence ATGACCATGAAAAAAATAGTGCATAGCTGGATGGCAATTGGCAGCGTGGTGGCTCTGGGCCTGTCGATGAGTTCGTGCGTTACGGCGCAGCCAACCTACAACCGACCGGAGTATAGCTATGACCAACCCGGCTATAACCAGCCCGATTACTCGCCCAACTACGACCCGTCGTACAATCAGCCCTACGACCAGCCGGGCTATGCGCCAAACTTTCGGGACGAACTAAGCCAATATGGTCAGTGGGTACAAACGCCCGAATATGGCATGGTCTGGATGCCGAACGTAGAACCGGGGTTTCAGCCCTACGCCACCAATGGCCGCTGGGTCGTTACGGAGTACGGCAATACGTGGGTGTCTGACTACGCCTGGGGGCGGACCCCGTTTCACTATGGACGCTGGTATCTCGACCGCTTTGGCCGCTGGGCCTGGGTGCCTGGCACCGAGTGGGGACCCGCCTGGGTGAGCTGGCGGTCGGGTGGGGGCTACTACGGCTGGGCACCGCTCGGACCTGGTATCAACGTCAATGTAAATGCCAACATTCCGCCTGCATGGTGGGTGTTTGTGCCGCAGACATACATCACCAGCCCACGTCTGTTCAGCTACTGCGTGCCACGGCAGCGGGTTGTCAACGTCTACCAGAACACTACCATCATCAACAATGTGTATCGGGTCAATAACCGGGCCTATGCCTACGGGCCGCGCCGGGAAGAAATCGAAACCGTAACCCGGCAGCGCGTGCCGGTATACCGGGCGCAGGAAGTTAGCCGACCGGGCCGGACGTTTGATCGCGACAACACCGCTGGCCGCTACGGTCGTGGTATGGACGGCTATTCGCGGCCAGAGTATCGCTCAGACAGAGGTACTTACAACGGAAATACGCGAACAATGCCAACACCCGATGCGCCGACTTATCGGCAGCGGGGGCCGATAGAGGGGAGCCGAAGCCGTGGACCGCGCTACGAAGCACCAAGCCAACCAGGCCAGCCGAGTCAGCCGTCGCAGACACCCGCGCCCTCGCCTTTTGAACGGCGCGAGTCGGCTCCGGCGGGATCGTTCAACCGGGGCAATCGCCCTGATTTTACGCCACAGCGCGTTGAAAATCAGCAGCGTATCGATAATCCGTCGCGCACGGATCAGCCGCGTATGGAGCCGCAACGGTTGGGCGGATATGAGCCGCGCAGCCGCGCGCAGTCACCAGCAGCACCCGGCGCGGGATCGTTTCCCGGTCAGCGGAGCGGTTCGCGCGGGCCGCGCTAA
- a CDS encoding DEAD/DEAH box helicase — MSFSSLGLSDPLLKAVAAQEYTKPYPIQREAIPAILRGKDILGIAKTGSGKTASFVLPILELFHRTKPDPKKPLAVLVLVPTRELAVQVAEVFQTMGSYLPTPVKTVAVFGGVSINPQMIAVHGAEIVVATPGRLLDLLNSNALRLSAVEVLVLDEADKMLELGFAEEMNALFARLPKKRQTILFSATLGDAIQDINQNLLRTPVKIEIAEEPEDIDQIRQRAYRTSAERKGPLLRYLIKTGAMKQVLVFVSSTRTADNVVGKLTKNGIRAAAIHGDKTQAARTDALRQFRAGTLPVLVATDLIARGIDIPLLPHVINFELPRSPKDYIHRIGRTGRAEASGEAISLITPDDEHHFKIIQKKMGKRVEMVESEDFDLMGY, encoded by the coding sequence ATGTCATTTTCTTCGCTCGGCCTGTCCGACCCCCTGCTCAAAGCTGTTGCGGCTCAAGAGTACACTAAGCCGTATCCCATTCAGCGCGAGGCCATTCCGGCTATTCTGCGGGGTAAAGATATTCTGGGCATTGCCAAAACCGGGTCGGGGAAAACGGCCAGTTTTGTGTTGCCCATTCTCGAACTCTTTCATCGTACCAAACCCGACCCCAAAAAGCCGCTGGCAGTGCTGGTACTCGTACCCACGCGTGAATTAGCCGTACAGGTAGCCGAGGTGTTTCAGACGATGGGGAGTTACTTGCCCACGCCCGTCAAGACGGTAGCCGTATTTGGGGGCGTGTCCATCAACCCGCAGATGATTGCCGTTCACGGAGCCGAAATCGTGGTAGCTACGCCCGGTCGGCTGCTCGACCTGCTCAACAGCAACGCCCTGCGACTGTCGGCGGTGGAGGTGCTGGTACTCGATGAGGCCGATAAAATGCTCGAACTGGGGTTTGCTGAGGAGATGAACGCCCTGTTTGCGCGGCTCCCGAAAAAACGCCAGACGATTCTGTTTTCGGCCACGCTCGGCGACGCCATTCAGGACATCAACCAGAACCTGCTGCGCACGCCCGTCAAAATAGAAATCGCGGAGGAACCCGAAGACATCGACCAGATTCGGCAACGGGCCTACCGCACGTCGGCTGAACGCAAGGGGCCGCTGCTGCGCTACCTCATCAAAACCGGTGCTATGAAGCAGGTGCTGGTATTTGTGTCATCGACCCGCACGGCTGACAACGTGGTTGGCAAACTGACCAAAAACGGCATCCGGGCAGCGGCTATTCACGGCGACAAAACCCAGGCCGCCCGCACCGACGCCCTGCGGCAGTTCAGGGCCGGAACCCTGCCCGTGCTGGTGGCTACTGACCTTATTGCGCGGGGAATCGACATTCCATTGTTGCCGCACGTCATTAATTTTGAGTTGCCGCGTTCGCCCAAAGACTATATTCACCGCATCGGTCGCACGGGCCGCGCCGAAGCGTCGGGCGAAGCTATTTCGCTCATCACGCCCGACGATGAACACCATTTTAAAATCATCCAGAAAAAAATGGGCAAGCGCGTCGAGATGGTCGAAAGTGAAGATTTTGATTTAATGGGTTATTAG
- a CDS encoding serine hydrolase domain-containing protein encodes MSLNRRLFLQQLGFGIAGLTFAPANTGWAVPTRSAKLPRSLPEAQGVASGGLLNFVNAVEKADLNLHSLMVVRHGRVIAEGWWAPYAPQRKHTLYSLSKSFTSTAVGMAVAEGRLTVDDKVTSFFKDDLPATVSDNLAAMRVKDLLTMSTGHERDTTATVRAFGNKNWPKAFLAQPVQRQPGTHFVYNSGATYMLSAIVQQLTGQTVLAYLKPRLFDPLGIEGADWEVDPTGVSTGGWGLRVRTEDIAKFGQLYLQQGVWQGKRLLPESWVADATREQILQPGTDRANSDWLQGYGYQFWRCRHDAYRGDGAFGQYCVVLPKQDTVIAITSETANMPAILNVVWEHILPALDGNGLITARAAATPLVQKLKSLSLPLPTGAVTSPIIPTVGGKTYTFDTNTLNAKSAALTFGKDECVFTLRDDRGDHRVMCGLNRWAEGSTTFSTMPLKLVQTPVPGETQSPVAATGTWQDPNTFVMTWRFIETAHYDTVTCHFADDRLTVAFQSSLSKINKTKDARPELVGRVGQGGLRG; translated from the coding sequence ATGAGTCTGAATCGTCGACTTTTTCTACAACAACTTGGTTTCGGCATTGCCGGCCTGACTTTTGCGCCTGCCAATACGGGCTGGGCCGTACCGACTCGTTCAGCAAAACTGCCGCGTAGTTTACCCGAAGCGCAGGGCGTGGCATCGGGCGGACTGCTCAATTTCGTGAATGCTGTGGAAAAAGCCGATCTTAATCTGCACAGTTTGATGGTGGTGCGCCACGGGCGGGTCATAGCCGAAGGCTGGTGGGCACCCTACGCGCCCCAACGCAAACACACCCTCTATTCGCTCAGCAAAAGTTTTACGTCAACCGCCGTAGGCATGGCCGTAGCCGAAGGCAGGCTGACGGTTGACGACAAGGTGACTTCGTTTTTCAAAGACGATTTGCCCGCTACCGTCAGCGATAATCTGGCCGCTATGCGGGTAAAAGATTTGCTGACGATGAGTACCGGCCACGAACGCGACACTACGGCCACCGTGCGGGCTTTCGGCAATAAAAACTGGCCAAAAGCTTTTCTGGCGCAACCCGTTCAGCGTCAGCCCGGTACGCACTTTGTGTACAACAGCGGGGCCACCTACATGCTCTCGGCCATTGTGCAGCAACTGACCGGCCAAACGGTGCTGGCTTACCTGAAACCGCGTCTGTTCGATCCGTTGGGTATTGAAGGAGCCGATTGGGAGGTTGACCCTACGGGCGTCAGCACGGGCGGGTGGGGGCTGCGCGTGCGTACCGAAGACATCGCCAAATTCGGGCAGTTGTATTTGCAGCAGGGCGTTTGGCAGGGCAAACGACTGCTGCCCGAAAGCTGGGTTGCCGACGCCACCCGCGAGCAGATTCTGCAACCCGGCACCGACCGCGCCAACAGCGATTGGCTACAGGGCTACGGCTATCAGTTCTGGCGGTGCCGCCACGATGCCTACCGGGGCGATGGCGCGTTCGGGCAGTATTGCGTGGTGTTGCCGAAGCAGGACACCGTTATTGCCATTACCTCCGAAACGGCCAATATGCCCGCTATTCTGAACGTCGTTTGGGAACACATTCTGCCCGCGCTCGACGGGAACGGCCTGATAACGGCCCGAGCCGCTGCCACACCGCTTGTGCAGAAACTAAAAAGTTTATCCCTGCCCTTGCCGACCGGGGCCGTAACCTCGCCCATAATCCCTACCGTCGGCGGAAAAACGTACACATTCGATACGAACACCCTGAATGCCAAATCAGCCGCACTGACATTCGGCAAAGACGAATGTGTATTCACCCTCCGCGACGACCGGGGCGACCACCGCGTTATGTGCGGGCTAAACCGCTGGGCCGAAGGCAGCACTACATTCTCGACTATGCCACTAAAATTGGTGCAGACGCCTGTGCCCGGCGAAACCCAAAGCCCTGTAGCCGCTACTGGCACCTGGCAAGACCCCAACACGTTCGTAATGACCTGGCGTTTTATCGAAACCGCTCATTACGACACCGTCACCTGCCACTTCGCCGACGACCGCCTGACGGTAGCGTTCCAAAGCAGCCTGTCGAAGATCAACAAAACGAAGGATGCCAGGCCGGAGTTGGTGGGGAGAGTGGGGCAGGGAGGTCTACGCGGATAA
- a CDS encoding DUF3592 domain-containing protein — protein sequence MTGKDKAWLGFCLLFAGVGTLFAIIAYRSWDNTYSIVRNGIQTQGVVIENRYKERINLKSRSTAMAPVVQFRTADGMSITYYSQTYTSPVQAEVGETVSIWYMPNNPQEATLEGVDAWLLPVVFGIFGVVFGLIGYSNLLPLLLSTRKNRSATHSS from the coding sequence ATGACAGGAAAAGACAAAGCATGGCTGGGATTCTGTCTGCTGTTTGCCGGCGTTGGTACGCTTTTCGCCATTATTGCCTATAGAAGCTGGGACAATACCTATTCTATCGTTCGCAACGGCATTCAGACGCAGGGCGTTGTCATCGAAAATCGATATAAAGAGCGAATTAACCTGAAATCCCGCTCAACGGCTATGGCTCCAGTGGTTCAGTTTCGCACTGCCGATGGTATGTCAATTACGTACTACTCACAAACTTACACATCGCCCGTTCAGGCCGAAGTGGGCGAAACAGTATCGATCTGGTATATGCCCAACAACCCGCAGGAGGCCACGCTCGAGGGGGTCGATGCCTGGTTGCTGCCGGTTGTGTTCGGCATTTTTGGCGTTGTGTTCGGTTTAATTGGTTATTCCAATTTGCTGCCCCTATTACTTTCGACCCGGAAAAACAGGTCGGCAACGCATTCTTCATAA
- a CDS encoding amidohydrolase family protein, translated as MRLLVLFLLCALTAVAQDVVSNRPRDIVFLSVNVIPMDQERVLQNQTVIVRNGRITAMGDAGRVRYNKAALVIDGRGKYLLPGWAEMHAHVPPIDDMEPMKDVLTLYLANGITTIRGMLGHPRHLELRSKINSGDVLGPHFYATGPSFNGQSVKTAERGAQMVREQKTAGYDFLKLHPGLTNETFPAIARTAQEVGIPFVGHVSFNVGVWRAIDARYSSIDHLDGFIEAITPGSDTLVEQETGLFGAWIADRADAAMIPKLVNALREKTIYVVPTQALAERWLSARPAEEFTRAPEMKYMKAQDLQNWTRAKTDYLNNPNYSKKRADALVQIRRKLIYECQKAGVPLLLGSDAPQVFNVPGFAIHHEMQYMVDAGLSPYETLRTGTVNVATYLNKTDAGTIKPGNVSDLVLLSGNPLADIAQTRTIEGVMIGTNWLPKAYLDKELKRLEK; from the coding sequence ATGCGTTTACTCGTTTTATTTCTACTTTGTGCGCTCACAGCCGTAGCGCAGGACGTGGTCAGCAACCGCCCGCGTGATATTGTATTTCTGTCGGTCAACGTGATTCCGATGGATCAGGAGCGGGTGCTTCAAAACCAGACCGTTATTGTTCGCAATGGGCGCATCACAGCGATGGGCGATGCCGGGCGAGTCCGGTACAATAAAGCCGCGCTGGTGATTGACGGGCGTGGCAAATACCTGCTGCCCGGCTGGGCCGAGATGCACGCCCACGTGCCGCCCATCGATGATATGGAGCCGATGAAAGACGTGCTGACACTCTACCTCGCCAATGGCATCACCACCATTCGCGGGATGCTGGGCCACCCGCGTCACCTCGAACTCCGCAGCAAAATCAACAGTGGCGACGTGCTGGGGCCGCACTTTTACGCCACCGGGCCGTCGTTTAACGGGCAGTCGGTGAAAACCGCCGAGCGCGGGGCGCAGATGGTGCGCGAGCAGAAAACGGCTGGCTACGATTTCCTGAAACTGCACCCCGGCCTGACCAACGAAACGTTTCCGGCCATTGCCCGCACGGCGCAGGAGGTGGGCATTCCGTTTGTCGGCCACGTGTCGTTCAACGTGGGCGTTTGGCGGGCTATCGACGCCCGCTATTCCTCTATCGACCACTTAGACGGGTTCATCGAAGCCATCACGCCCGGCAGCGACACGCTTGTAGAGCAGGAAACGGGCTTGTTTGGAGCCTGGATAGCTGACCGGGCCGACGCGGCCATGATTCCGAAATTGGTAAACGCCCTGCGCGAGAAAACCATTTACGTAGTGCCAACGCAGGCACTGGCCGAACGCTGGCTATCGGCCCGCCCGGCGGAAGAATTTACCCGTGCGCCCGAAATGAAGTACATGAAAGCGCAGGACCTTCAGAACTGGACCCGAGCCAAAACCGACTATCTTAACAACCCGAACTACTCGAAAAAACGGGCCGACGCGCTGGTGCAGATTCGCCGGAAACTGATTTACGAATGCCAGAAGGCCGGGGTGCCGCTGCTGCTCGGCTCCGATGCTCCGCAGGTGTTCAACGTGCCGGGGTTTGCCATTCATCACGAAATGCAGTACATGGTCGACGCGGGGTTGTCGCCCTACGAAACCCTTCGCACCGGCACCGTGAACGTGGCAACCTACCTCAACAAAACCGATGCGGGCACTATCAAACCCGGCAATGTCTCGGATTTGGTGTTATTGAGCGGCAATCCGCTGGCCGATATTGCTCAAACCCGCACCATCGAGGGCGTGATGATTGGCACAAACTGGTTGCCCAAAGCATACCTCGACAAAGAATTGAAACGATTGGAAAAATAA